The Panicum hallii strain FIL2 chromosome 5, PHallii_v3.1, whole genome shotgun sequence genome contains the following window.
attaatttACAGTAAAACAAATTGACGTTGCATTGTCAATTCACATCATTCTTGATACATTGACGGTTAAAGTTTAAAAAAGTTTAACCGGCAGTGATCCTAAAGCAGCATATGTTTGTAGATATTTGATAGTATTTTTTTCAGATGGAATACCAATACACACACTATATTGTATGAATAGTAAGATTATGAAAGTTAATTGTACAATGTGAATTGAATGTAGCTCAGTTGTCACACCAGGGTTCGGGTGTTGGGTGCTTGTATTttatagattttttttttgggaaATTAGTGGCTATATTCTTTGAGTGGCACGTGACATGCCACGGTAGTAATTCCGTCGGCATCCAGATTACCAgctcagaaaaaaaaaactaatcGCACCACATTTGCTGGTCTCAGTTTTAACCACGCAATCATCATCAGATTCGGAATGACGCAATGGATGTTGAAATGTGCACACACGAGCCATCACGGCAGCAAATAAGTGTCTCCACAAAATTCCGAATCGTGACGGGATCACCTTGCCGTGTCGATTACCGCCTCAGAATAGAACAAGACAAGTGGAGATGCGCACCGATCTGACCTCGCCATTCCCCCCTGATCGAGCAGGGCGCGCTGGTCTCTCCCGGGGCCTCACACGATCACATCGCCCTGATGTGTAAGCCTCATTTTCACTCGAGGGCCGTCGCGACGCTCCCTTTCGCCGCCTTAATTTCTCCGCCGGATAAACCCTAGACGTCACCTGGAGAAACCCGATTCTGTTTTGGCTACCAGTGCAAGGCGGCGTCATCGAAACGAGCAGAGTTTGGTTGCCAGCGGCTATCGatgttctttttccttttctgtaTCTAGCAGCAGCAGTGCCGGTCGTGGCTCGACTCGGCTCGGTCGTGGCAGGAAACGGAGCCCCAAAATGTGCTCGGTGCCACACCATGCTGTTAGCTGAGCGGCCGATGATCTTTCAGCAGCATTTCAGGCAGCTGAACCAACCAACACGAGCCCCCCGCTGCTTAAATCGGTCCATGTCGAACTCgacacggcggcgacggcgggccgTGCCACGCTGTCCCCCTGTACGGCACCGGCCGCCCGCTCGGCTGCGTGTCCGCGTCGTGCGGAGCAGAGAGAGCACGGTGATGGTCGAGTTGGTGACCGAGAGAAATTAACCTGCGCGTGGGCAGGAGAGACCCGGCCAACCGGGGGCGCGCCGAGCGGCAACAGCGCCGCGTCGGCTGGGGATCGGCACGCCGCGGTGTCCGTGGCTCCGCGTCTGCCATCAGTCGCCGCACATGCATGGGGCCAAACCCCGGGATCGCGTCGCGTCCGTGTCTGTCCCCGTCGCCTGGCGGTGAGAAGCCACGCCCAGGACACGCGCGGCCGGGGGGCCCGGCCGACGACGGCGTGACGCAGGTCGTGACGACCACTCGAGGCTGTAACCGCGGGGCTTCTGATATACACCTTGCTCACTCTCACTCCGGAGCTCCGGCCGGCCGCGCGGGAGGAGGGTTCGTAGGACCGGTCGCATcgcgcgcggctgcggccggCCGGAACGGTGGTCCAGCTCCACTGTTTGGCCTACGGAAGAAACGCCAAGCCGAGCACGCGCGCGCGACAAGGCAGGCGCGGCATCGCCCGTCGCACGGCACGACGCCGGAAAGGGACGGCACGGCACGGATAGGATGGCTCATATAACGATCAAGGAAGATGGCGGCTACGTACGTCCCGGCACGCTTTCATTAGCGGATCTGCGGATGCGTGGACGCCACAGCTTTTTACAGCGGCGGCGAGTGCCGACCGTTCAGTTCATCCGGGAGCAGCAGCACTCGATGACCACCGGTTTGTCGCTTTGCTTGCATCTCCGCTCCATCTTCCCCGCGCGCACGAACGCATGTAGCCGCAGCCCTAGCCTAGCACTTTTaccttttcttttaacatgcATGTAAAGGCGACGAACTAGGGAAGATCGTATGGACGGGACGGGAGAACCGGCGGTGCGTGCTGCGCTTTTACGCTCCTGGACGGCGAAgagtccggccggccgggccagAAAGATTAGGAGAACAAAGCTCGTTATAGATAGCACGGGTTAGTGGTCGACGGAGAAATGCCACACCCTTTTCTCCTatggcgtgcgtgcgtgcgcgcgcgtgAGGAAAAGGGACGTGCATGAGTACAAGCAAAGGAAAGGCGGTCTGAACTCAGGTCACTCCACCGTCCGGGCCGCGTGTGTAAAGCGAAAAGCCATGGAGAGGAGGGGACGGGAATTAGCAAGAGGGGGCGCGCACTAGATCTCGGGGAGGTAGGGGGGCGACAGGCCGTAATGCGCGAGCTGGGGGAAGGaaagcaacggcggcggcgtcagGGCACCGTCCGGCCGGCCCGACACGGGCAGAGCCGCGGCGTTAGTGTGGTGTTCCTTCTGCTGCCGGTCGATCAGATCGAGTCGGCTGATCGGCTGGCTCGCCGACCCTGCCGGCATGCAGCCGGTGCTCGTCCGAGAGGGCACGGCTTTCCGCCGCCCGTGCCGTCCATTGCAATGCGCTGCCGGTGGTGCCGGCACCGTACCGGATGCACTTGCGTCGGGTCACGGCGCACCACGATGCCCGTGCTCGAAATGAAAATCCGTCTAGGAATCGAGCTCGAGCGTGCGCCGGCCACGGCTTTGGGCGTGCGGAAACGTCGGGTTCGTACGGGCGCGCCAGTCACGGCGGGCGCCCGTGCCGTGGTGGGTTGGTGGTGTCCGGACGACCTGGTGCGGTCCGCCTGGGAGACCGAACGGCGGTTGGtcacgctgctgctgctgctgctgctctgtTGGCAAAGACATGAGGAGGAGAGCGAAGAAGCCGGCTGACTCTCTTCCTGCCCGAAGTCAATCGCGGGCAAAGGGATGGGCGTGCGGACGATCATGACCGTCGTTCCAGTTCGCGGATGCGGCGGGGCCGTGACGGCGACGGCCGGTCAGTCACGCACGCACGCCCATCCACAGTGCGCGCGTAGGACAAGGCCTGTGTACTCCCTCCCCTGCTGGCGCCGGGTCAAGCATTTAGGCCGGTGGAGTTAGCGCGGGCGCGGCAATGAATCCGGGAGGGAGGCGACGCCGACGCGCCCCGACAGCGGTCGTGCCGTGGGGGCGCGCGCGCCgcggggcgggtgacgccaccgTGACGCCGCGGCCGCGTCAGAGGCCACCGCAAGGGGAAAATGAAAAGGTAGCTGAGGAATCAGGAGCCAGAGGATGGATGGTGGTGGTGCTCGCTCGGCAAGCGAGCAGGCGACCAGGGAGGAAGGATTAAGGGCGCCAGCACACCGCTGGCTGTGTGTCACGTGTGCGTGTCGCGCCCACTTAGGCCTCGATCGACTCCGCCCGGCACTGCCAGTGGCAGCTAGCTAGCTCGCTCTAGCCAGCGGGCGGCGGTTGGCTCAGTTCAGGGCACATCGATCGACGAACTGAGCTATCCAACAGGTTCCACCGGTCGATCGCCCCGGACGCGGCCTTCATTGCCACAATTCTGGAGCTGTATGCACGCGCGTTCTTGTTGCAACCGTGAGCCAATACGGATCGATACCTTCGGATTCGCTAGCTATACAATCCTACAGCAACACGGATCTGACTATAACGGCCGAGCATGCATGGCCTGCTTTGGTCTTTATCGATGTGTGTGTGAACTGAATCACGCTGATGCAGGCTCGTCTGTATGGGTACATCGATCCCTGGGTTGTGTTACTACCTAGCTGGGATGGGATTGCACAGGAGCTAGCTAGAAAAGGTAGCTAGATCGATCAAAGTGGCCTTATTTTTTTGGAGATGCGAGTGCGGGTGCGAGTGCGAGTGCTGCCTCCACAAGATTTTTGGTATATCGATCGGCAGGGGGATTCATGCCTTTTGACCGTCCCTTTCTTTGCGCCCTAGACGTAGACAGTAACTACTAGGCCTAGCTCGCTCTTTGCTGCACCGCCTTTGCGATCGAGAGGATCGGTGGGCTCCGCCACCATCTCCTGCTATTAGTGGCGGACGAGGCAGGAGAGCAGCTAATGATAAGGATACTCTTCTAGAAGACGCAAATGGCAGATCTTCAATCCATCCCCTTCATCGGTTATTATACTAGTATGCTTAGAATATTGTTGTGTCCACAGCCTACGTCATCAAGTCGTGCGCATCCGTAGAGTCGCAATGTACGGTGTGACGTGAGGGACTGGAGCAGCGAAACACCTGTAACGCATGCAGGTCGTCAGCCGGAGCTTCTGATCTTGAGGACCTTCTGATAGGTTGTGCCATTGTACGTGACTCCAGATCAGACAAGCTAGCTAGGGGAGCTTCTTTAAGCACCAGTAGCTGCAGACGCTAGCTAGCAAGGGCTCATCCGTTTCCAGCCGCAGCCGAACTGCACTGTATATATACGGCCAATGCTGAAGCTTGCTAGGCAAAGCGATCTTATCCCAGGCGACTGAAGAAACGGACAGAGCTCAACGTTTGCGTCTCGATTTTCTAGAGAAGTTTCTTAGGGTGGAGAAGTGGAGTGTACATCTGACGCAGCAACGAGGTATTTGTACTGATAGTGATCATTAGATGGTCTAGATATTTGCAGAAAAAGTCAGTTGTGGCAGCAAAAAGAGAGAGCAGCATGCACTACATGGACCTTATCCGCTGCATCCAGTGTACCACCGAAATCCAGTTTCGATTCAAGAATCTAACACGTCTCCAATGGCTAGAGACTGCCTCATGGTCAGAGCCTCCGATCCGAGCAGAGCTGAATTCATTCCACTGCTCCTCCACTTTCTGAAAAGATAGCTTAGTTCTCCAGTAACATTAGTTACGCTGTGTAATTATTGTAATTATGGGATGACCCTAGGACGATGTGACACGAGATATTTTTTTTTCGTTTCGGACGAAGAGCATGGCTGTCTCTGAATTGGATCATTACCAAATTGGACGACGTTTGGAGCCATTATGTGTTTGTGATGAAGTGGCGAGAGGGAGGGAGATGAGCAGCCTAACTGGCTGGGCTGAAAAAGGGCCCAACAAGACCTGTATAGTAGTAGATGAGAGCCCATCAGCACGGTTTGGACCTAGGACCTTCTTGGTTTCCCCCAAACAAAATTTGTCTTTTTTTATTCTTTTCAAGGGATACATTTTCTTCTTAGTGTTTGCAAGATAAATGGAATATATTGGCTGGACGCCTGGACGTCTCACTGAAGTAAAACAATATAGTTGGGTAAAGGCATAGGAAAAATCAGATCCGTGTAGTATCTTTCTTTTTAGATGATGGAGCGTTATAGTAGGGCCCATCGTCCATATCGTGGCGTCGTTGGTCCTTGGTCGGACCTGACAGTAAATAtgtcagcatcattcacatctAACAATAAATAGCAAGGTTTGGAAAAGTCAGCATCGAATGTTGAGATGGCCGAGTTGGTCTAAGGCGCCAGATTAAGGTTCTGGTCCGAAAGGGCGTGGGTTCAAATCCCACTCTCAACATTGTTGGTTCCATGTTTTTTTCCTTTTAAGTAAAGGCTAATATAAACACGTTggttccatgtttttcaggccCAGTTCACGATTGTTAGAAACTAGGCCTTGCACAttgtatttttttttttgcttttcagTAAATGCTAAGATAGGCCATCTAGTTTTCCAGGCCCACTTCATTATATCACTTGCCATATGACAGGTTCCAGTCATTTAGGCTCGACCTTTCTGAAAAGAACGTGTTTGTGACTCGACAAACAGACTCTGATTTGTCATTTGTCAGCGGTGCTGGAACAGCAAGGTGCGCGCGGTGATGACAAGTGTACTCGGCCGCGCTACCGGGGTCGCGTGCAGCTGCCACCACCACGTGCAGCGTCTCAAGATTCGCGAAGTCGGCACCTCCCGGTCAATGAGTGAAACCGGTAGATTACTATCATCGCCACAAACGATTTAACTAAGCCACAGCCCAGATCGATCGGCAGTGTACTTCCGTACTCGCTGCCGACCGGTCAAAGCCACAGTCCAGATCGATCAGGAGCTAGTTCAACATGCATGCCGTTGCCGGGCGGCCCATCGCTGCTCGACCACAGCGAGCTCCGGCCACCGGGCACAGATCGTCACACATCGTCGGTCCAAGCTGGCCGCCGGAACCATATCCATGGCATCTCAGGTAGGCCTACACGCGTTGCCATTGCGTGAGCAGCGAGCACATCGATCAGTGACACTGTACAGGTGTGCAATTCCGTGCTGGGTTCCgtggctagctagctagtgaAGACTTTGAAGCATCGGCATCGGGGTTGAGTGCAGACAAGCGGGGATCGGTGCGGTGCCCGGCGTCTGAAGCAACAGGCAGCAAGCACGACGGTGGACCAGATCCCAGCAAATAAACAAACGGGCAGGGCCGCCCTGGGCTGAAGCTTCTCTCGCCCGTCTGGGGAAGAGATCGTAGTCTCTCTCGCACACACTGACACACATGGACGGGGGCCCCGGAGCCAGCTGAAGGAGCCCGTATACGAGCTGGTGATGCTGAACAACATTTTTAATGCGCAGCAATTCGAGGCCGAGTTGTCTGTACCTGACTTTACCAACTTCGAACTCAACTGGTAGTACGAGCTATCGGCAAACTCTGCACGCCAAGGAAAGGCCCCTCTCCATCGTCCTACTACAGCCTTCAGGAATGCAATTAGCTAGGATAGCTGTCATGGCCTAGTCATTGACATTTGACGTCCAATCCATGCATGTATGCAGCATGGCAGAATATATGCAGAGACCCAACGCCTGCTACTAGAAGTCGATCAACATTGCTTTCTATTGGGGGACAAGATCACATGAAACAGCTAGGTGAAGGACTTGCCTGCAAAGGTGATATATACCGCCTGCAGTGAAAGTTATACGATGCGCGCACATAAAGTATTTAAACTTTTAGCTGACCCTAATATATTTATCATAATTTAGATCACCCATGTGAAGCAAGAGTTTAATTTGTCAGAGCAGCATAATCAATCTAATCAAAAGGTAAACGAAAAAAACATAACTCAGTGATGAAAGGTAGTGTTTGGAGACTGTATGCCACTGTGTATAACTCTATAAATAATGAAAAAAAGGTTATTTAAGCAACATGGTACAGCTACTTTGTTGTGCAATAATATGGCACACAAAAACTGTATGTAGAAACAAAGAAAAGCAAGTGATCTTTCCTACAGATGAAGCTGTTGCTTTTCTGCACCACTGACTTCAGAACAGGAATATGTTATAGAAAACAATACAAAAAACTAGATCAGCACgtgggaaaaaaaaagagacgAATGTGTAGCCAATACATCAAGGCAAGGTGATGATATCAAGTACTATAAGAGATAAAAGATCTCTGAAACCAAATGATAATGCTGGCGAACTGAAGTGTACAGAAGGTGAGAAAATCGCAAAAGCTAGGTTAGCATAATAGCTGAAAGAAAATGATCAGCATAACAGACAAGAAAAAAGTGAAGCTGCTGGGAAATTCGTTGATCAATTCAGTGATAGAAGATAGCAAACTTTTCACGGTCGATAGAATTAGATCATCCATCATATTATATACGCGGTCTGTGTGCTAGCTATAGATAGACCCATTATATATTGGAGTATGAGGAATGCACACAAATACTGTGCTATATAGTAGCTTCGTTGTGTTGCTTCATTCATAAGTTCTGTAGACTTTGAGTTCTCCTATCCGCGTACAGTTCTAGTAGAGCAAAATTGAAAAACTGACTGAAATTCCAGGAACAGAGAGATGGACAACGACATGAGTAATCATCCAGTAGATACGTATGCACCGGttgcaaagaaagaaaagaaaataaaaggaaAACCTAATAAAAACCTGAAATAAAGGGTCCATGGAAAAACAAATAGATAAGTACCTGAAAACGTAGTGCTCAAAAGTCAAAAGATCCAATTCATTATCAGCCTATAGCTAGATGGAAATTTATATCGATATCAATAGATTCATAAAATCTAAGTGGAACGAAGGGGGAAAACAATAATTGTTCAATGCAAAGCAAATAAGTGTAGCAATGCCCACGCTTGCATCAATCCAATGAAACATCGTGGTTGAGCTACACACGTTTAGTGTTAGCCACTTtggaattcacttaaatctttTAGAGCTGAACCCCCACACAGTACATAGTACTACCTCCATTTCAAAATTTAGTTTGTTttaacttttctagatttataaatTTTTACGTATCTAGTGTTTACtgtaagggtgtgttcgtttcctaccctctaaactttagacccgtcacatcaaagagaatcttgtcatttagaagtattaaataaagtctaattacaaaactttttgcacagatgggtgctaattcgcgagacaaatttaatgagcctaattaatccataatttgccacagtgatgctacagtaatcatccgctaatcatggtctaatatatcccattagattcgtctcgcgaattagccctgggttctgcaattagttttgtaattagactttatttaatacttctaaatgataagattctctttgatgtgacaggtctaaactttagaccctaggAAAAGAACGCACCCTAAGTCTATAAAAGCTAAAACGATCTGCATTTTGAAATGGAGGGAGCATCATATAGTAGGATCAAGGTGCATTGTTTAATTGAACTAATAATCAACCAACAATCGCTATGGGCAATTACAAGAAAATAATGGCACACATATTCCACTGGACGACCTTTTTCGTCGCCCAATGTGACCACATCTATAGATCTACTTCTAGAAAACCTGTATATATAAAATTAAACTTTCACATAGTTTATTCTCCCGGCAGTTTAGTTGTGATCTCACCACAATGTTAAATAAATTCATGCATGTCAGCCAAAGTATGCAGCATGCTCACTGGGGTTAAGAGAGCTATAGTGATCAGTAGTACTTGAGGGCTGCTGCTCGGCTTCGGCAACGTACACGGCGGACGACGCCGACATCCCCGGCGCGCCGGCAGCGCCGCCGCATGCAACCTCTTGGCCTGCCTCCACCACCGACACCACGTCCCCCGCGTGCACCGGAGCCGGCGCAGGGGCCGCGAAGctggccgtggcgcgcgcgtcGTCAACGAGGCCAGCCCCGGCGCCGGCCTGCCGGTACCTGTGCTTGAGGATCTCGGCCCTGACGGCCTCCAGCTCGGCCTCCAGCGCGTTCACCTGCTGCTGCAGCACGGAGATGGCGCCCATGCAGCCGTACACGGGGTCCCGCAGCCGGAGGTTGGCCTCATACACCAGGCTGCTCGCCGCGTCCGCCCTCACCCCCTCCGCCACATCCTGTGCGAATCGACGCGTCGGCACGGAATCCATCCACGCATGTTACGAGATGCaattttttataattaattaaaataaaaAGGAGGGATTTTTCTTCTTGTGCTTAGGCTTaccaagagcatcttggagacGTTGCTGGCGCCGAAGACCTTGTGGACGGCGGCGAACTTGTGGGGCTCGTGCGGCGAGAAGTAGGGGGCGAAGGGGCACTCCTgcgcgcagcggcggcggaggagcttgCACGCGGCGCAGGGGGTCACGGTGTTGAGGGCGCCGCCGAGGccgagaccgaggcggcggggTGCGCGGTTGTCGGCCGGCGcggtggaggcggaggcggcggcgagggcgagggcgGCTGTATCCGGCTCTCGCTTGATCTTCTTGCCGATCTCATCGAGTCTCTCCCTGCAGGCGGAAGTCCAAGAGGCGGAGCTGTCACCACCTAGGGTTTGGTGCATGGGGTTGATCCAAGAGGGGAAACAATCTCGAGACTTTTGATGGCAAGCAGCACAATGGTAGAAGATAAAGCACTAGAACAAGAGAAGTACTAGCTTATCATCTCCTAATTAACGAACCTTTCAAGCAAAACGAACAGAACAAAGAAGAGCAATCAGCAGATTCCTTCGAAGAAATAAAGTTTTCGTTGGAGAAGTGTCAGAGAATTAAAAGAGACACACACATAACAACAGAAAAAGGAGGAAGAGAACTGCACGAAGCTATCTATGGCGGGTCTCTTACCTCTCCGTGGACATCCAGGCATGCTCTCCTCTCCTGGCTCCGGAGTCGGGAGAGGGAGATGCAGATGACAGGGAAGGGGGATCGGTAGACGACGACGGGCAGGGAGAGGTGAGGTATAGGTGTGTAAAGTTGGGAAGGAAAGAGTGCTTAAAAGGCAAGGCATTAGTGAGGGGGATGGGCCTGAAAGACCGACAAATTGGTGGTAAGTAAATACAGTATGCATGGCGAGCCGCGAGGGGACGAAGAAATGTTTAGCAGGTTGACTGGATTGGTTGGCCTGGCACCCTCGCATCATCCC
Protein-coding sequences here:
- the LOC112894594 gene encoding LOB domain-containing protein 15-like, which produces MSTERERLDEIGKKIKREPDTAALALAAASASTAPADNRAPRRLGLGLGGALNTVTPCAACKLLRRRCAQECPFAPYFSPHEPHKFAAVHKVFGASNVSKMLLDVAEGVRADAASSLVYEANLRLRDPVYGCMGAISVLQQQVNALEAELEAVRAEILKHRYRQAGAGAGLVDDARATASFAAPAPAPVHAGDVVSVVEAGQEVACGGAAGAPGMSASSAVYVAEAEQQPSSTTDHYSSLNPSEHAAYFG